The Halobacillus amylolyticus nucleotide sequence GATTTAGGTGGCTGGAACGTTCATATGAATTCAACTGGTCAAGTGGACAAGGTTGGTGATTCGGAAAAAGAGTGCATTCAACAAGTAAAGGATTTTTTTCAATATATGCCCTTAAATGCGGAGGAAGAGCCACCAACTAAACCAACAAAAGATGACCCGAATCGTTCATTACAGCACATCCTTAACGTTCTACCCAAGCGAAATAATAGAGTGTATGATATGAACAAAATCATTGCCGAAATAGTAGATGATGGAGAGTTTTTTGAATATAAACCCATGTTCGGACCAGCATTGCTGACTGTCCTTTCTCATCTGAACGGAAAGGTCGTTGGAATCGTCGCCAATCAACCAAATAAATATGCTGGTGCTGCCGGAGTTCAAGAATGTGAAAAAGCGGCCGACTTTATTTGTTTATGCGACTCCTATCATATTCCTTTAGTTTTCTTACACGACACCCCTGGTTTCCGAATTAGTATGGAGGCAGAAAAAGAAAAGGTCCCAACCAAAATAATGGTATGGAATCAAGCACTAGCCCAATCCACTGTTCCTAAATTGTCCGTGATCATCCGTAAAAGTATTGGGGCGGCCTACGGAAATATGTGCGGACCTTCTATGGGAGCTGACTTTGTTGTTGCCTGGCCAACAGCCGAAATTAACTTTACAGGCCCTGAAGTCGGTGTCAATGTTGTATATGGACGGCAGCTACAGCATTCGGAAAACCCAAAAGAAGATAGAAAAAAATTATTAGAGAGCTGGGCATTCGATAGTTCTCCTTATAAAGCGGCCTCCAAACATCTTATTGATGATGTGATTGATCCGAGTGATACTAGAAAATTTCTATGCCAGGCACTAGAATTTTCCTGTGTGAATAATGGGAGTAAAAGTGAAAGAAAACTAGCTAACTGGCCCACCGGTTTTTAAGTTAAGATCTCTCCTGAGCGCCGGATTATCTCAAAAAAGACGCGACATTTAAAAATGTCGCGTCTTTTTATCATATTCTTTATGTGTCTCCCCTACATCTAGGCTACGGGACTTTAGGTGAAACCCTTATTAGAAAACGGACTTAGTTCTTTGGCCTATAAGGAACGGCAAAGTGCTGTTTACTATCTAAAAGTGACTCCGCTAATTGCAACTGTTTACCTTGGCTTTTTGCACCTGGGAGTCTATGTGTTTTAAGCTCGTCCCAAATTAATTGACTCCCATTGATTTGATTAGATACAAGGCCGATATACTCTGGCGGTAAGTATTGTGGTCCACCCGGCCAAGTATGACCTGCTCCTTCCATCTTATAGAAGATAACCTCTGTACCGTGCTTTCCACCACTATAAACCTCACGGCGGATTTTCGTAGGATCACCTTCTGCTGTCTGAGGTAAATAAGTGACTCTCGGCTTCGAAGCCGTGTCGTTTGCCTCAACCCAATAATCTACAGTAGATTCTGCACCCAGAAGTACACTAGGTGCACCATTATATGGCACAATAGGGTCCTGATCCCCCATGAACAGAACAACTGTAATTGGCCCCTTTGGAGCTTTTTCGGCTATTGATGGGGCTAGTGGCCCTGTTACTGCCCCTATTCCAGCAATGCGGTCGGACAATTCTACGGCCAATCGATTAGAAAAGATAGAACCATTAGACATCCCGCTCGCATATATCCGGCTTGGATCAATATTGAATTTTTCTTCAAAGTAATCAATTAGCTCGGAAGTAAACGCCACATCATCTACCCCTGCCCGATACTGAGGTGTATCTGTTCTCCCATCGTTCCATTGAAAACGATGGCTCGGTGCTGTCAAGTTTCCATCATCTATTTCAGTACTATCGGGAAATACTACAATAAATCCTTCTTTTTCCGCTACTTTTTCAAACCCGGTTAATCCAATTTGTCCATCTGAATTACTACCTCTCCCGTGAAAAGAGAGCATAAGCGGAACTGATTTCTTTCCACTATAAGAACTTGGCACATAATACTGGAAGGTTCTCTCATATCCTTCAAATTCAAAGGAATCACTTTGGAAGCCGGCCGGTATTTGTTCATAATCGTGGGGCTTATCCGCTAGTGCCGTTGAGGCGAACGACATAATGAGTACAAGGCTCATGAATATAGAGATTGGTAATTTCCTTAGTAAAGT carries:
- a CDS encoding alpha/beta hydrolase family esterase, producing the protein MIEVTLLRKLPISIFMSLVLIMSFASTALADKPHDYEQIPAGFQSDSFEFEGYERTFQYYVPSSYSGKKSVPLMLSFHGRGSNSDGQIGLTGFEKVAEKEGFIVVFPDSTEIDDGNLTAPSHRFQWNDGRTDTPQYRAGVDDVAFTSELIDYFEEKFNIDPSRIYASGMSNGSIFSNRLAVELSDRIAGIGAVTGPLAPSIAEKAPKGPITVVLFMGDQDPIVPYNGAPSVLLGAESTVDYWVEANDTASKPRVTYLPQTAEGDPTKIRREVYSGGKHGTEVIFYKMEGAGHTWPGGPQYLPPEYIGLVSNQINGSQLIWDELKTHRLPGAKSQGKQLQLAESLLDSKQHFAVPYRPKN
- a CDS encoding acyl-CoA carboxylase subunit beta — translated: MKDYDKNPVMEAVEDLNKRKEKAKLNGGVDKINRQHQEGFYTARERIELLVDPDSFLELGALNFSELDEAEMKSSGDGLIGGIAKVNGRPIVVQAGDKTVFAGTEGTVHMRKAKALHTYALKRGLPMFHLNEGGGLRMPDGMGSDGISDMLFPQEMLVHSRQVPLISAILGDSYGGPTWTGVSSDFVSQLKGTCMAVAGPRMLEMANGQKVSTEDLGGWNVHMNSTGQVDKVGDSEKECIQQVKDFFQYMPLNAEEEPPTKPTKDDPNRSLQHILNVLPKRNNRVYDMNKIIAEIVDDGEFFEYKPMFGPALLTVLSHLNGKVVGIVANQPNKYAGAAGVQECEKAADFICLCDSYHIPLVFLHDTPGFRISMEAEKEKVPTKIMVWNQALAQSTVPKLSVIIRKSIGAAYGNMCGPSMGADFVVAWPTAEINFTGPEVGVNVVYGRQLQHSENPKEDRKKLLESWAFDSSPYKAASKHLIDDVIDPSDTRKFLCQALEFSCVNNGSKSERKLANWPTGF